In Thermomonas paludicola, the following are encoded in one genomic region:
- a CDS encoding helix-turn-helix domain-containing protein, translating into MITSAQMRAARALLGIDQKTLAALAGISLPTIQRMEASTGHVRGIVDSLTKVVTALDAAGVELIGDNATSRGGGRGVRLKQGDAA; encoded by the coding sequence GTGATTACGTCGGCCCAGATGCGCGCGGCGCGCGCGTTGCTTGGAATTGACCAGAAGACGCTGGCGGCGCTGGCGGGAATCTCGCTGCCCACCATCCAGCGCATGGAGGCCAGCACCGGCCATGTGCGCGGCATCGTGGACTCGCTGACCAAGGTCGTCACCGCGCTGGACGCGGCCGGGGTCGAGTTGATCGGGGACAACGCCACCAGTCGCGGCGGCGGGCGCGGCGTGCGCTTGAAGCAAGGGGACGCAGCGTGA
- the pgl gene encoding 6-phosphogluconolactonase, protein MGWVEHDYADAATLLEEVAGSFETACRDAIAQRGDARLALAGGRTPLPIYAHLANANVDGRILAIPTDERCVPHDHPACNLRNLREAFAPARHSREGGNPAFDLSRQQQELDSRLRGNDEPGNIVAHPITATNGDIDASLAQARALLASHPEPFDAVLLGMGADGHIASLFPGAANLRDGLALASGLDAIATQPDPLPPEAPYARISLTLPRLLRARAIHLVVTGQVKRAILRRAQQDAQAPYPVAALLHAAASPIHIHWSP, encoded by the coding sequence ATGGGCTGGGTCGAACATGACTACGCCGATGCAGCCACGCTGTTGGAAGAGGTTGCAGGCAGTTTCGAAACCGCCTGCCGCGACGCCATCGCGCAGCGCGGCGACGCACGCCTCGCGCTGGCGGGCGGACGCACGCCGCTGCCGATTTACGCGCACCTGGCGAACGCGAACGTGGACGGCCGCATCCTCGCGATTCCCACCGACGAGCGCTGCGTGCCGCACGACCACCCGGCCTGCAACCTGCGTAATCTGCGCGAGGCTTTTGCTCCTGCTCGTCATTCCCGCGAAGGCGGGAATCCAGCTTTTGATCTTTCGAGGCAACAGCAAGAGCTGGATTCCCGCCTACGCGGGAATGACGAACCGGGGAATATCGTGGCGCATCCGATCACCGCCACCAATGGCGACATCGACGCCTCGCTGGCGCAAGCGCGTGCCCTGCTCGCCTCGCATCCCGAACCCTTCGATGCCGTCCTGCTCGGCATGGGCGCGGACGGCCATATCGCCTCGCTGTTTCCCGGCGCCGCCAACCTTCGTGATGGGCTCGCGCTGGCCAGCGGGCTGGACGCCATCGCCACCCAGCCCGACCCATTGCCGCCGGAAGCCCCGTACGCGCGCATCAGCCTGACCCTGCCGCGCCTGCTGCGCGCGCGCGCCATCCACCTGGTCGTCACCGGGCAGGTCAAGCGCGCGATCCTGCGTCGCGCCCAACAGGACGCA
- the zwf gene encoding glucose-6-phosphate dehydrogenase, which produces MTQATPASLLTVFGATGDLARRMLLPSLYGLQAENLLPDGMQILGTARSELDRESFAQLVADSIAAFIPATQRNDRALHGLLERLDYQPASADDDASMAALAATVDRLRHGDVLYHMSTAPKFYGPACHALAAHGVAGPGTRVMLEKPIGKDLASAIAINDSVAQSFDEERVYRVDHYLGKEGVQNLIALRFGNALFEPLWNARHIEQVQITVGETVGVEGRGDYYDDSGALRDMLQNHLLQLLCLVAMEPPARFDPTAVRNEKIKVLRSLRAIDRSNVATESVIGQYTAGASDGVAVPGYADELGRASRTETFVALRAHVDNWRWSGVPFYLRTGKRLPSRSTEIYIQFRKVPYSIFGGPAATDMQPNGLLIKLQPEERIELDLMSKTPGLDRNGLRLSQVALDLDFHQEFANARKRIAYERLYLDALEGNGTLFVRRDETEAAWQWVDAIAGGWREAGMVPKPYPAGTWGPSATVSLVDRLGHAWRE; this is translated from the coding sequence GTGACGCAAGCCACGCCCGCTTCGTTGTTGACCGTCTTCGGCGCCACCGGCGACCTTGCCCGCCGCATGCTGCTGCCCTCGCTGTACGGCTTGCAGGCGGAGAACCTTCTGCCCGACGGCATGCAGATCCTCGGCACCGCCCGCAGCGAACTGGATCGGGAGAGCTTTGCACAGCTGGTGGCCGACAGCATCGCCGCGTTCATCCCCGCCACGCAGCGCAACGACCGCGCCCTGCACGGCCTGCTTGAACGGCTCGACTACCAGCCCGCCAGCGCCGACGACGATGCCTCGATGGCCGCGCTGGCGGCAACCGTGGATCGCCTTCGCCACGGCGACGTGCTCTATCACATGAGCACCGCGCCAAAATTCTACGGCCCCGCCTGCCATGCGCTGGCCGCACACGGCGTGGCCGGCCCCGGCACCCGGGTGATGCTGGAAAAACCGATCGGCAAGGACCTGGCCAGCGCGATCGCCATCAACGACAGCGTGGCGCAATCGTTCGATGAAGAGCGCGTGTATCGCGTCGATCACTACCTGGGCAAGGAAGGCGTGCAGAACCTGATCGCGCTGCGCTTCGGCAACGCACTGTTCGAGCCACTGTGGAATGCCCGCCACATCGAGCAGGTACAGATCACGGTGGGTGAAACCGTGGGCGTGGAAGGCCGCGGCGACTATTACGACGACTCCGGCGCACTGCGCGACATGCTGCAGAACCACCTGCTGCAACTGCTCTGCCTGGTGGCGATGGAGCCGCCGGCGCGCTTCGATCCGACCGCCGTGCGCAACGAAAAGATCAAGGTGCTGCGCTCGCTGCGCGCCATCGATCGCAGCAACGTCGCCACCGAATCGGTGATCGGCCAATACACCGCCGGCGCCAGCGACGGCGTGGCTGTTCCCGGCTATGCAGACGAGCTTGGGCGTGCCAGCCGCACCGAGACCTTCGTCGCGCTGCGCGCACACGTGGACAACTGGCGCTGGTCGGGGGTGCCGTTCTACCTGCGTACCGGGAAGCGCCTGCCGTCGCGCAGCACCGAGATCTACATCCAGTTCCGCAAGGTGCCCTACTCGATCTTCGGCGGCCCGGCAGCCACCGACATGCAGCCCAACGGGTTGCTGATCAAATTGCAGCCGGAAGAGCGCATCGAGCTGGACCTGATGAGCAAGACGCCGGGGCTGGATCGCAACGGGCTGCGCCTGTCGCAGGTCGCGCTGGACCTGGACTTCCATCAGGAATTCGCCAACGCGCGCAAACGCATCGCCTACGAACGCCTGTATCTGGACGCGCTGGAAGGCAACGGCACCCTGTTCGTGCGCCGCGACGAAACCGAAGCCGCCTGGCAATGGGTGGACGCGATTGCCGGCGGCTGGCGCGAGGCCGGCATGGTACCCAAACCCTATCCCGCGGGCACCTGGGGGCCCAGCGCAACCGTGTCGCTGGTCGATCGCCTCGGCCACGCCTGGCGCGAGTGA
- a CDS encoding PhoH family protein has translation MTHGKRCYVLDTNVLMHDPTALFKFEEHDVYLPMQVMEELDNGKKGTSEASRNARQVSRFLNELIEAHGSTDITGGISLQRPKGLKLRGADSIGKLRFQVGDFDAGRRFGTVIPDNQILGAILALKESEPGAPVVFVSKDINLRIKASIAGIPNEDYENDRALDDFNLLYTGATALPEDFWQRHGKDLRSWTDKGRTYYEIARTEDEDWHPNQFAFLPGDEQAELRVAKVEENGVVLQIVDDFRHNQHAVWGITARNREQNFALNALMDPQIDFVTLLGTAGTGKTLLALAAGLAQTMDQQRYREIIMTRATVSVGEDIGFLPGTEEEKMTPWMGALTDNLEVLTHNEEGGAWGRAATNDLLASRIKIRSMNFMRGRTLLSRYLILDEAQNLTPKQMKTLVTRAGPGTKIVCLGNVEQIDTPYLSETTSGLTYAVDRFKHWAHSAHITLRRGERSRLADYASEVL, from the coding sequence AAGAAGGGCACCAGTGAAGCCAGCCGCAACGCCCGCCAGGTCAGCCGCTTCCTCAACGAACTGATCGAGGCGCACGGCAGCACCGACATCACCGGGGGCATCTCCCTGCAGCGCCCGAAGGGCCTGAAACTGCGCGGCGCCGACAGCATTGGCAAGCTGCGTTTCCAGGTTGGCGATTTCGATGCCGGCCGGCGCTTCGGCACGGTGATCCCGGACAACCAGATCCTCGGCGCCATCCTGGCGCTGAAGGAATCCGAACCCGGTGCGCCGGTGGTGTTCGTGTCCAAGGACATCAACCTGCGGATCAAGGCCTCCATCGCCGGCATCCCCAACGAGGACTACGAGAACGACCGCGCGCTGGACGATTTCAACCTGCTCTACACCGGCGCGACCGCGCTCCCCGAGGATTTCTGGCAGCGCCACGGCAAGGACCTGCGATCGTGGACCGACAAGGGCCGTACGTATTACGAAATCGCCCGCACCGAGGACGAGGATTGGCATCCCAACCAATTCGCGTTCCTGCCGGGTGACGAGCAGGCCGAGTTGCGGGTGGCCAAGGTCGAAGAAAACGGCGTCGTGCTGCAGATCGTGGATGACTTCCGCCACAACCAGCATGCGGTCTGGGGCATCACCGCGCGCAATCGGGAGCAGAACTTCGCGCTGAACGCGCTGATGGATCCCCAGATCGATTTCGTCACGCTGCTGGGCACCGCCGGTACCGGCAAGACCCTGCTGGCGCTGGCCGCCGGCCTGGCCCAGACCATGGATCAACAGCGCTACCGCGAAATCATCATGACCCGCGCCACCGTCAGCGTGGGCGAGGACATCGGCTTCCTGCCCGGCACCGAGGAGGAGAAGATGACGCCGTGGATGGGCGCGCTGACCGACAATCTGGAAGTGCTGACCCACAATGAAGAAGGCGGCGCCTGGGGCCGCGCGGCGACCAACGACCTGCTGGCCAGCCGGATCAAGATCCGCTCGATGAACTTCATGCGCGGCCGCACGCTGCTGTCGCGCTATCTGATCCTGGACGAGGCGCAGAACCTCACGCCGAAACAGATGAAGACCCTGGTGACCCGCGCCGGCCCCGGCACCAAGATCGTCTGCCTGGGCAACGTCGAGCAGATCGACACGCCCTACCTCAGCGAAACCACCTCGGGGCTGACCTACGCGGTGGATCGCTTCAAGCACTGGGCGCACAGCGCGCACATCACCCTGCGCCGCGGCGAGCGCTCGCGCCTGGCCGATTACGCGTCCGAGGTGCTGTAA
- the fabA gene encoding 3-hydroxyacyl-[acyl-carrier-protein] dehydratase FabA — MTRASSFTREHLLASSRGELFATSQARLPADPMLMFDRIVEINDDGGAHGKGFVRAELDIHPDLWFFQCHFLGDPVMPGCLGLDAMWQLVGFYLTWLGAPGRGRALGCGEVKFSGQVLPTAKVVTYEIDVTRVINRKLVVAQADARTLVDGREIYTAKDLRVGLFNTTESF, encoded by the coding sequence ATGACCCGCGCTTCATCGTTCACACGTGAGCATCTGTTGGCCAGCTCGCGGGGCGAACTGTTCGCCACCAGCCAGGCCCGTCTGCCTGCCGACCCCATGCTGATGTTCGACCGCATCGTCGAGATCAATGACGATGGCGGTGCCCACGGAAAAGGTTTCGTGCGCGCCGAGCTCGACATCCACCCTGATCTCTGGTTCTTCCAGTGCCATTTCCTCGGCGACCCGGTGATGCCGGGCTGCCTGGGCCTGGACGCGATGTGGCAGTTGGTCGGCTTCTACCTGACCTGGCTCGGTGCCCCCGGCCGCGGCCGCGCGCTGGGCTGCGGCGAGGTGAAGTTTTCCGGCCAGGTGCTGCCGACCGCGAAGGTCGTCACTTACGAAATCGACGTCACCCGCGTCATCAACCGCAAACTGGTGGTGGCGCAGGCCGATGCGCGCACGTTGGTGGATGGCCGCGAGATCTATACCGCCAAGGACCTGCGGGTGGGCTTGTTCAATACCACGGAGAGTTTCTGA
- a CDS encoding SulP family inorganic anion transporter, translating to MIAALEAARAGLFRRTHWLPNIIAGLIVGVVALPLAMAFAIASGVKPEQGLYTAIIAGIAVSLFGGSRVQIAGPTGAFIVILAGVVAQFGVSGLLLATLMAGVILVAMGLARLGAVIRFIPDPVIVGFTAGIAVIIWVGQWEYFFGLPTPDKGPFYLKAWHLLQSFDHVHPVTAGLALLSLLLAVLGPRIPGLARVPGPLLAMVVATAVVMVFDLKGVATIESTFGAIPRALPTLQLPAMHFDRLVQLLPSAFTIAMLGAIESLLSAVVADGMAGTRHDSNQELIGQGVANILSPLFGGIAATGAIARTATNIKNGGTSPLAGVVHALTLLLILLVVAPYAGKVPLCALAAILFLVAWNMSEARRFVRLVRRAPRADVAILLITFSLTIVTDLVVAVNIGVILAMFQFMRRMSDSVAVVEHGHASLRQELADAGLDALPHGVLVYAIEGPFFFGSVDSLERALSWSREPPRCVVLRLDRVPLVDATGLKRLESTIESLRRRGVQVLLTGASQRVLRKLMHADVVRREEPASYFGDLAAALHYIQTRDASAYSTSDA from the coding sequence GTGATCGCGGCGCTTGAAGCGGCGCGCGCGGGGCTGTTCCGGCGCACCCATTGGCTGCCCAATATCATCGCCGGCTTGATTGTCGGGGTGGTCGCATTGCCGCTGGCCATGGCGTTTGCCATTGCCTCCGGGGTCAAGCCCGAGCAGGGGCTGTACACGGCGATCATCGCCGGCATCGCGGTGTCGCTGTTCGGCGGTTCGCGGGTGCAGATTGCCGGGCCCACCGGCGCCTTCATCGTCATCCTTGCCGGCGTGGTGGCCCAGTTCGGGGTCAGCGGCCTGCTGCTGGCCACGCTGATGGCCGGCGTGATCCTGGTGGCAATGGGGCTGGCGCGGCTGGGTGCGGTGATTCGCTTCATCCCCGATCCGGTGATCGTGGGCTTCACCGCCGGCATCGCGGTGATCATCTGGGTAGGGCAGTGGGAATACTTCTTCGGCCTGCCGACGCCGGACAAGGGGCCGTTCTATCTCAAGGCCTGGCACCTGCTGCAGTCGTTTGACCATGTGCATCCGGTCACCGCCGGGCTGGCGCTGCTCAGTCTGCTGCTGGCGGTGCTGGGGCCGCGCATTCCGGGGCTGGCGCGGGTGCCGGGGCCGTTGCTGGCGATGGTGGTGGCCACTGCGGTGGTGATGGTGTTCGACTTGAAGGGCGTGGCCACCATCGAGTCCACCTTCGGCGCCATCCCGCGCGCGCTGCCGACCCTGCAGCTGCCGGCGATGCACTTCGATCGCCTCGTGCAGTTGCTGCCGTCGGCGTTCACCATCGCCATGCTGGGGGCGATCGAATCACTGTTGTCGGCGGTGGTGGCCGACGGCATGGCCGGTACCCGCCATGATTCCAACCAGGAGCTGATCGGGCAGGGCGTGGCCAACATCCTGTCGCCGCTGTTCGGCGGCATTGCCGCCACCGGTGCCATCGCGCGCACCGCCACCAACATCAAGAACGGCGGCACTTCACCGCTGGCCGGCGTGGTGCATGCGCTGACGTTGCTGCTGATCCTGCTGGTGGTGGCGCCGTATGCCGGCAAGGTGCCGCTGTGCGCGCTGGCCGCGATCCTGTTCCTGGTGGCGTGGAACATGAGTGAGGCGCGTCGCTTCGTGCGATTGGTGCGGCGTGCGCCGCGCGCGGACGTGGCGATCCTGCTGATCACGTTTTCGCTGACCATCGTCACCGACCTGGTGGTGGCGGTGAACATCGGCGTGATCCTGGCGATGTTCCAGTTCATGCGCCGGATGAGTGACTCGGTGGCCGTGGTCGAACACGGCCATGCCAGCCTGCGCCAGGAGTTGGCCGACGCCGGGTTGGACGCGCTGCCGCACGGCGTGCTGGTGTATGCCATCGAGGGGCCGTTTTTCTTCGGCTCGGTGGATTCGCTGGAACGCGCGCTGTCCTGGTCGCGGGAACCACCGCGCTGCGTGGTGCTGCGGCTGGACCGCGTGCCATTGGTGGATGCCACCGGCCTGAAGCGGCTGGAATCCACCATCGAAAGCCTGCGCCGGCGTGGCGTGCAGGTGCTGCTGACCGGCGCCAGCCAGCGCGTGCTGCGCAAGTTGATGCACGCGGATGTGGTGCGCCGCGAGGAGCCGGCCAGCTACTTCGGCGACCTCGCGGCGGCGCTGCATTACATCCAAACGAGGGACGCGTCGGCTTACAGCACCTCGGACGCGTAA
- the fabB gene encoding beta-ketoacyl-ACP synthase I, protein MRRVAITGMGITSCLGNDLDSVSRSLREGRSGIRTLPDSVERGLRSQVGGAVELDLDAAIDRKLKRFMSDAASYSYIAMRDAIADAGLDEAQVRNPRTGLIAGSGGGSSRWQVEAADILRERGVRKVGPYMVPRTMCSTVSANLATAFKIQGLSYSISAACATSAHCIGAGADLIRHGAQDIVFAGGGEDLDWTMTMMFDAMGALSSGRNEEPQKASRPYDAGRDGFVIGSGGGMLVLEAWEHAVARGAQIHAELVGYGVTSDGADMVAPSGEGAVRCMRMALEGVNRPIDYLNTHGTATPLGDIVELNAVREVFGDAVPPLSSTKALSGHSLGAASVHEAIYSLLMLRDGFIAGSANIDNLDPGADGFPIVRESRDAKLDVVMSNSFGFGGTNAALVFARV, encoded by the coding sequence ATGCGTCGCGTTGCCATTACCGGGATGGGCATCACTTCGTGCCTTGGCAATGACCTGGACAGCGTGTCGCGTTCGCTGCGGGAAGGGCGTTCCGGCATCCGCACGTTGCCCGATTCGGTCGAGCGCGGCCTGCGCAGCCAGGTGGGCGGCGCGGTCGAGCTGGACCTGGACGCGGCCATCGACCGCAAGCTCAAGCGCTTCATGAGCGATGCCGCGTCCTACAGCTATATCGCCATGCGCGACGCCATCGCCGATGCCGGCCTCGACGAGGCGCAGGTGCGCAATCCGCGCACCGGCCTGATCGCCGGCTCCGGCGGCGGCTCCAGCCGCTGGCAGGTCGAGGCCGCCGACATCCTGCGCGAACGCGGGGTGCGCAAGGTGGGGCCCTACATGGTGCCGCGCACCATGTGCTCCACGGTCTCCGCCAACCTGGCCACCGCGTTCAAGATCCAGGGCCTGAGTTATTCGATCAGTGCCGCCTGCGCGACCTCCGCGCATTGCATCGGCGCGGGCGCTGACCTGATTCGCCACGGCGCGCAGGACATCGTGTTCGCCGGTGGCGGCGAGGACCTGGACTGGACGATGACCATGATGTTCGACGCCATGGGCGCGCTGTCGTCCGGCCGCAACGAAGAACCGCAGAAGGCTTCGCGCCCGTATGACGCGGGTCGCGACGGGTTCGTGATCGGCAGTGGCGGCGGCATGCTGGTGCTGGAAGCGTGGGAGCACGCGGTTGCGCGTGGCGCGCAGATCCATGCCGAACTGGTCGGCTATGGCGTGACCTCGGACGGTGCCGACATGGTGGCGCCCAGCGGTGAAGGCGCGGTGCGCTGCATGCGCATGGCGCTGGAGGGCGTGAACCGCCCGATTGACTACCTCAACACGCACGGCACCGCCACCCCGCTGGGCGATATCGTCGAGCTCAATGCGGTGCGCGAAGTGTTCGGCGACGCCGTGCCGCCGCTGTCATCCACCAAGGCGTTGAGCGGCCACTCGCTGGGGGCGGCCAGCGTGCACGAGGCGATCTATTCGCTGCTGATGCTGCGTGACGGCTTCATCGCCGGCTCTGCCAACATCGACAACCTCGACCCGGGCGCCGACGGTTTCCCGATCGTGCGCGAAAGTCGCGATGCCAAACTCGACGTGGTGATGTCCAACAGCTTCGGCTTTGGCGGCACCAACGCAGCGCTGGTGTTCGCGCGGGTTTGA